The following coding sequences are from one Desulfovibrio psychrotolerans window:
- a CDS encoding tetratricopeptide repeat protein has product MTVLRAAFRCLVAVMLLAVFAAGAHAQEALLEPLAQAAQGGRWEELQKQAQAMAADDELSATQRGQAYTFLSLAHINLSQPGPALDAADEAVRILPDHARGWLMRGTAYMMLRQLASAEEDFRKAVRVDSGIWEAYRNLAELSQARGDMPGALDWFGKAVEYAPGNTDLATEYALLLHGMGLHSKAETALTDVIGLVPQAPGPYNNRGMVRLAQGRFDDALADFTRAILLDPAFEEARVNRGNVLRVFKRYKESLADFTQGLESRPESVKLLVGRMYTRAEMGDYAGAAQDIAAAYRHANVDPYVLNEYAWFLATCTDEGVRDGARAMQLAREAIGLSAGPIPGYYDTLAAAFAEAGEFENAVAAQKQAISFGAQAGLLQRQLEEWAERLEGYEHGLPYRNNVP; this is encoded by the coding sequence ATGACAGTTCTGCGTGCCGCGTTTCGATGTCTGGTCGCAGTGATGCTGCTGGCTGTTTTTGCGGCAGGTGCCCATGCGCAGGAAGCGCTGCTGGAACCTTTGGCGCAGGCGGCGCAGGGCGGGCGTTGGGAAGAACTGCAAAAACAGGCTCAGGCCATGGCCGCAGACGACGAGCTTTCCGCCACGCAACGCGGGCAGGCCTATACCTTTCTGTCCCTTGCGCACATCAATCTTTCTCAGCCCGGTCCTGCGCTGGACGCAGCGGATGAAGCCGTGCGTATCCTTCCCGATCATGCCCGCGGCTGGCTCATGCGCGGCACGGCGTATATGATGCTGCGGCAGCTTGCCAGCGCGGAAGAGGATTTTCGCAAGGCAGTGCGTGTGGATTCCGGCATATGGGAGGCCTACCGTAATCTTGCGGAGCTGTCTCAGGCGCGGGGAGACATGCCCGGTGCGCTGGATTGGTTCGGCAAGGCGGTGGAATATGCACCGGGCAATACGGATTTGGCCACCGAATACGCGCTCCTTCTGCACGGAATGGGTTTGCACAGTAAGGCGGAAACAGCATTAACGGATGTGATCGGTCTGGTGCCTCAGGCGCCGGGGCCTTACAACAACCGGGGCATGGTGCGGCTGGCGCAGGGGCGTTTTGATGATGCCCTGGCAGATTTTACACGGGCCATCCTGCTCGACCCGGCTTTTGAAGAGGCGCGGGTGAACAGGGGGAACGTGCTGCGGGTGTTTAAGCGCTATAAAGAATCTCTGGCAGATTTCACGCAGGGGCTGGAATCCCGTCCGGAGTCTGTGAAATTGCTTGTGGGACGCATGTATACGCGGGCAGAAATGGGCGACTATGCCGGAGCCGCGCAGGATATTGCCGCCGCATACCGTCATGCCAATGTGGACCCTTACGTTCTGAACGAATATGCGTGGTTTCTGGCCACCTGTACCGATGAAGGCGTGCGAGACGGCGCACGGGCCATGCAGCTTGCGCGCGAGGCTATAGGGCTTTCCGCAGGACCCATTCCCGGCTATTACGATACGCTTGCCGCCGCATTTGCCGAAGCCGGCGAGTTTGAGAACGCTGTGGCGGCGCAGAAGCAGGCCATCTCATTTGGTGCGCAGGCGGGATTGCTGCAACGGCAGCTGGAAGAATGGGCAGAACGTCTGGAAGGCTACGAGCACGGCCTGCCATACAGGAACAACGTGCCATAG
- a CDS encoding phosphatase PAP2 family protein, whose protein sequence is MRNRYPFVQHLLCILPLFTVLACVTLFIGTGDEVVQFFRQVRGGNPDLTRFMKVVTDWGNPALYIVYAAILYAGRRNGDARLTRFVIIWLVIQLLVSFLLVRVFKIVIGRPRPGVDGLYAPWSLSGGYNSMPSGHTAEIIGNTVPLAFFFRHTGMPLLLGCYGALVGFSRVYLEMHHTSDVFFGILVGSFAAFLIHLFWNRDRDDR, encoded by the coding sequence ATGCGCAACCGCTACCCATTTGTTCAGCATCTGCTCTGCATCCTGCCCCTGTTCACCGTCCTTGCCTGCGTTACGTTGTTTATCGGAACAGGTGATGAGGTGGTGCAGTTTTTCCGGCAGGTCAGGGGCGGCAACCCGGACCTGACCCGGTTCATGAAAGTTGTTACGGACTGGGGAAACCCGGCTCTGTATATCGTTTACGCAGCGATTCTTTATGCCGGACGCCGTAACGGCGATGCCCGTTTAACGCGGTTTGTCATCATATGGCTGGTTATTCAGCTGCTGGTCTCCTTCCTGCTCGTGCGCGTTTTCAAAATAGTCATAGGCCGCCCCCGCCCCGGCGTGGACGGGCTGTACGCCCCGTGGTCGCTGAGCGGCGGATACAACTCCATGCCTTCGGGACACACCGCAGAAATTATTGGCAACACCGTGCCGCTGGCCTTTTTTTTCCGCCACACAGGCATGCCCCTGCTGCTGGGTTGCTACGGTGCGCTTGTGGGTTTTTCGCGGGTGTATCTGGAGATGCACCATACAAGCGATGTTTTTTTTGGCATTCTTGTAGGCAGTTTTGCCGCGTTTCTCATACACCTCTTCTGGAACCGAGACCGAGATGACCGATAA
- the sucD gene encoding succinate--CoA ligase subunit alpha codes for MFLNEHLSKQLFDAAGIRIPQGVLITPDNVDMPQDMPPPWYLKAQVLTGGRGKAGGILRADTPQQFAEHAQAIFNMRIKGHRVPFIRVEAATDIQKECYLSFVLSRERRDLLLTTSRAGGVEVESATGLAKPLIQRVPIDAGLREHHLRAAFFEMKADARFWPGFRELATKLYAAVRDNGLLLAEINPLVLTAEGEWVALDGKVELDDNVVDMRPESLGHYYTPEHHSREETLAREAGLSYVELKGWVGILVNGAGLAMATMDLLNFNGLSAANFMDLGGAANRERMQRALDLLFRNDNVRAVFINLFGGIVSCAEVARALLAVLGTDRAPKPLVVRMAGHESGEGRELLAKAAHPDVFIAAEMNEALDVLRSMKPADAPVLHFPLADEDLPVAIPPACIPSGRRGGIRLNKESGVLVQGITGKVAQRHVQLMQEYGTRIVAGVTPFKGGTDVLGVPVYNSVHEACRQHDIAASIIFVPAPFAPDAVLESAAEEVPWVVCITEGIAQASMLSALKNIAPSPTRVIGPNTPGIIVPGQTKIGIMPGYVFTPGNVAVFSRSGTLTYEACARLSAAGIGQSVSVGIGGDSFIGSSFIDLCELVRDDDETRAVLVLGEVGGSAEEDLARYVRETGFEKPVISFVAARTAPPGKRLGHAGAILDERTGGVEGKLQAMRDAGFTICPDLERLPGLVRRVMC; via the coding sequence ATGTTCCTGAACGAACACCTCAGCAAGCAACTCTTTGACGCAGCAGGCATCCGCATCCCGCAGGGGGTGCTTATCACACCGGACAATGTGGACATGCCGCAGGATATGCCGCCGCCGTGGTATCTCAAGGCACAGGTGCTCACCGGCGGACGTGGCAAGGCAGGAGGCATCCTGCGGGCGGACACGCCGCAGCAGTTTGCGGAGCACGCGCAGGCCATTTTCAATATGCGCATTAAAGGGCACAGGGTGCCCTTTATCCGCGTGGAAGCCGCCACAGACATACAGAAGGAATGTTATCTATCCTTTGTGCTTTCCCGTGAGCGCCGCGACCTGCTGCTGACCACAAGCCGCGCGGGCGGGGTGGAGGTGGAATCCGCCACAGGGCTGGCAAAACCGCTCATCCAGCGGGTGCCCATAGACGCAGGACTGCGCGAACACCATCTGCGGGCCGCTTTTTTCGAGATGAAGGCAGACGCCCGTTTCTGGCCCGGATTCCGGGAGCTTGCCACCAAGCTTTACGCGGCCGTGCGTGATAACGGACTGCTGCTGGCAGAGATCAACCCGCTGGTGCTTACGGCAGAGGGCGAGTGGGTGGCTCTGGATGGCAAGGTGGAACTGGATGACAACGTCGTGGACATGCGGCCCGAGAGCCTTGGCCACTACTACACGCCTGAACACCATTCCCGTGAAGAGACTCTGGCCCGCGAGGCGGGGCTCAGTTACGTGGAACTGAAGGGCTGGGTCGGCATTCTGGTCAACGGAGCCGGGCTGGCCATGGCCACGATGGACCTGCTGAACTTCAATGGCCTTTCCGCCGCAAACTTCATGGATCTGGGCGGCGCGGCCAACCGCGAACGTATGCAGCGGGCGCTGGATTTGCTGTTTCGAAATGACAATGTACGGGCCGTATTCATCAATCTGTTCGGGGGCATCGTTTCCTGTGCGGAGGTTGCCCGTGCCCTTCTGGCGGTGCTGGGAACGGACCGCGCCCCCAAGCCGCTTGTGGTGCGCATGGCAGGGCATGAGTCCGGAGAAGGACGTGAGCTGCTCGCCAAGGCCGCGCACCCGGATGTGTTTATCGCCGCAGAGATGAACGAGGCACTGGACGTTTTACGGAGCATGAAACCCGCAGATGCCCCCGTGCTGCATTTCCCCCTCGCGGATGAGGATCTTCCTGTTGCCATTCCCCCGGCCTGCATTCCGTCCGGCCGCAGGGGTGGCATACGTCTTAATAAGGAGTCCGGTGTGCTGGTGCAGGGCATAACCGGCAAGGTGGCGCAACGGCACGTTCAGCTTATGCAGGAATACGGCACGCGCATTGTTGCCGGTGTTACTCCTTTCAAGGGCGGCACAGATGTTCTGGGGGTTCCGGTCTATAACTCCGTGCACGAGGCGTGCAGGCAACACGATATTGCCGCTTCCATCATTTTTGTACCGGCTCCCTTTGCGCCGGATGCCGTGCTGGAGTCTGCAGCGGAAGAGGTGCCGTGGGTGGTGTGCATAACGGAGGGCATTGCACAGGCGTCCATGCTGTCCGCCCTGAAGAACATTGCCCCCTCTCCCACGCGGGTCATCGGTCCCAACACGCCCGGCATTATCGTGCCGGGGCAGACCAAGATAGGCATCATGCCGGGGTACGTGTTCACTCCGGGTAATGTGGCCGTATTCTCACGGTCCGGTACGCTCACATACGAGGCGTGTGCCCGCCTCTCCGCCGCAGGGATAGGGCAGTCCGTTTCCGTGGGTATCGGGGGGGATTCGTTCATCGGTTCCAGCTTCATAGACCTGTGCGAACTGGTACGCGATGATGATGAAACCCGTGCCGTGTTGGTGCTGGGCGAGGTGGGCGGCTCTGCTGAAGAAGATCTCGCCCGCTATGTGCGTGAGACGGGCTTTGAAAAGCCCGTTATTTCCTTCGTGGCTGCCCGTACGGCTCCCCCCGGAAAACGCCTTGGGCATGCGGGAGCCATTCTGGATGAGCGTACAGGAGGGGTGGAAGGAAAGCTGCAAGCCATGCGTGATGCAGGCTTTACCATCTGCCCGGACCTTGAGCGGTTGCCGGGACTGGTGCGGCGCGTGATGTGCTGA
- a CDS encoding ArnT family glycosyltransferase — translation MTDKPDRPTSQDWPLPNDAAGAAGGDSAAPAAERQHAVRPGQEPAHPGECCPCAPDVPDATGATGADAPQIDMPEGQLQASSPEAAISAPAGDGAETHRPEPKPEPKPEPTREPKKEPEQKADQEPVQEPVLTPASARNKRKRPMGGWFSNKARQHGPSSSVQETAPPAKNLLDHGFDALAFLPLLTLAAIVAVQTWFTLDTRALWFSDEIRYANVYEHVVSAGKWIVLYLNGVPYPDKPPVYFWLLAALHPLVGEASPKLFMLGAAVSGLLFVWATYLLARVTGEDKKTSLAAGLVLLTTFFTVGMMHYSRMDLLFATFITLSHLCLLKGWQKESAFGWIVAGFALAGIATLTKGPLGLAFPILSTVLFTLWRLRFKRLMGWDVAIGFGVMVSVCLAWVAAAYFTEDPDYLRNIFQQQIVKRATDTWHHGQPWWFYFGAFAGIMTPWTFLLITVPWERLFGLQFYKNLWATRQPERMGTAYLWITLLSGFALLSAVSIKLPVYLMPLLPPMAILIARGLIRLTPGRCRLMFRLFALLFAGIAGGLIYVQFFNNPFHADIGGWQYLAAIAALCAAILWMVAPRRAEGGLVLLTALVTAFILPLGIITAPSLDGIMSPKAQAVVMRSYIQNGFAPASYRIYSGTYTYYAKTNIFETNEWAELDDFVATHPDAVIAMRKKHWEEWPAKPGDMEIVHRQMLVDPKPDNEYLLAVRRSTPELAAPPDSAEGTGNTGGAEGTGNADNAEGTGNTDGTASTDNTDNTDNMVNMDSTDSRASTDNATSAESTGKADMGDAAEPTATQDAPMTETTPPAAE, via the coding sequence ATGACCGATAAGCCCGACCGCCCCACGTCACAGGACTGGCCCTTGCCGAACGATGCAGCAGGTGCTGCGGGAGGCGATTCCGCTGCTCCCGCCGCAGAAAGGCAGCACGCGGTGCGCCCCGGACAGGAGCCTGCACATCCCGGCGAATGCTGCCCCTGCGCCCCTGATGTACCTGATGCAACTGGCGCGACTGGCGCTGATGCGCCGCAGATCGATATGCCCGAAGGACAACTACAGGCCTCTTCCCCTGAAGCTGCCATTTCCGCCCCCGCCGGAGACGGTGCCGAGACGCATAGGCCAGAGCCTAAGCCGGAACCTAAGCCGGAGCCTACGCGGGAGCCGAAAAAGGAACCGGAGCAGAAGGCGGACCAAGAACCAGTGCAGGAGCCTGTTCTAACCCCTGCATCCGCCCGGAACAAGAGAAAGCGCCCCATGGGGGGATGGTTCTCCAACAAGGCGCGGCAGCATGGCCCCAGCTCCTCTGTGCAGGAAACCGCGCCACCAGCCAAGAACCTGCTGGACCACGGATTTGACGCGCTGGCCTTTCTGCCCCTGCTGACTCTTGCCGCCATTGTGGCAGTGCAGACATGGTTCACGCTGGATACCCGTGCCCTGTGGTTCTCGGACGAAATCCGCTACGCCAACGTGTATGAGCATGTTGTGAGCGCAGGGAAATGGATTGTTCTGTACCTGAACGGCGTGCCCTACCCTGATAAACCCCCGGTATATTTCTGGCTCCTTGCCGCCCTGCACCCTCTGGTGGGAGAAGCCTCGCCCAAGCTGTTCATGCTGGGGGCCGCTGTCTCCGGCCTGCTCTTTGTATGGGCCACCTACCTGCTGGCGCGGGTGACGGGGGAGGACAAGAAAACTTCGCTGGCGGCAGGCCTTGTGCTGCTGACTACGTTCTTCACCGTGGGCATGATGCACTATTCGCGCATGGACCTGCTCTTTGCCACGTTCATCACCCTGTCGCACCTCTGCCTGCTCAAGGGCTGGCAGAAGGAAAGCGCCTTCGGCTGGATAGTGGCAGGATTCGCGCTGGCAGGCATTGCCACGCTCACCAAGGGGCCACTGGGCCTTGCCTTCCCCATCCTTTCCACCGTGCTGTTCACTCTCTGGCGGCTACGCTTCAAGCGGCTGATGGGCTGGGATGTGGCCATCGGTTTCGGGGTCATGGTATCTGTCTGTCTGGCATGGGTTGCCGCCGCCTACTTTACCGAAGACCCGGACTACCTGCGCAACATCTTCCAGCAGCAGATTGTGAAACGCGCGACAGACACATGGCATCATGGACAACCATGGTGGTTCTACTTCGGCGCATTTGCCGGAATCATGACGCCGTGGACATTCCTCCTTATCACCGTGCCGTGGGAGCGTCTGTTCGGCCTGCAGTTCTACAAAAATCTCTGGGCCACGCGCCAGCCTGAGCGCATGGGCACAGCATACCTGTGGATTACCCTGCTTTCCGGTTTTGCGCTGCTTTCTGCCGTCAGCATCAAGCTGCCGGTCTATCTCATGCCGCTTCTGCCGCCCATGGCAATTCTTATTGCACGCGGCCTTATACGCCTGACGCCCGGCCGCTGCCGCCTCATGTTCCGCCTGTTCGCGCTGCTGTTCGCGGGCATAGCGGGGGGACTGATCTACGTACAGTTTTTCAACAACCCGTTCCATGCGGACATAGGGGGATGGCAATACCTTGCGGCCATTGCCGCCCTGTGCGCCGCTATCCTGTGGATGGTGGCCCCCCGGCGCGCGGAGGGCGGACTTGTGTTGCTAACAGCCCTTGTTACGGCCTTCATTCTGCCTCTCGGCATCATCACCGCCCCCTCGCTGGACGGCATCATGAGCCCCAAGGCACAGGCGGTGGTCATGCGCAGCTACATTCAGAACGGCTTTGCGCCCGCCAGCTACCGCATCTACTCCGGAACCTACACCTACTATGCAAAGACCAACATCTTTGAGACCAACGAATGGGCCGAGCTGGACGACTTTGTGGCAACACACCCGGACGCGGTGATAGCCATGCGCAAAAAGCACTGGGAAGAATGGCCCGCCAAGCCCGGCGACATGGAAATAGTGCACCGCCAGATGCTGGTGGACCCCAAGCCGGATAATGAATACCTGCTCGCTGTGCGGCGCAGCACCCCGGAACTGGCGGCTCCCCCGGACAGTGCCGAAGGCACGGGTAATACGGGCGGTGCCGAAGGCACGGGTAATGCGGACAATGCCGAAGGCACGGGTAATACGGACGGTACTGCAAGCACAGACAACACGGACAACACGGACAACATGGTCAACATGGACAGTACGGACAGTAGGGCCAGTACGGACAATGCGACCAGTGCGGAAAGCACGGGCAAAGCCGACATGGGCGATGCTGCAGAGCCAACCGCCACGCAGGACGCCCCCATGACCGAGACCACCCCTCCCGCCGCAGAATAA
- a CDS encoding lactate utilization protein, with the protein MADNKKNQRGGASSASSASSGVSSGVSPVVASVASPAAAGRKPATKKSAAVKPDKAQQAENPVENYWRLRLADLKLALESNNFVVHMAPDAAAAGHLFMEEILPSLPGAQEGVKTVAFGGSMTLFATGVADAVRSAAGVEVIDTMDKTVPYETVLLRRRQALLADVFLTGTNAVTECGKLVNLDMIGNRTGAITFGPTHVVLFIGRNKVVDTVEDAMARIKEYAAPTNTMRLGKKTPCRQTSRCMDCASPERICNVWTITEKSFPKGRIHIVLINEEVGL; encoded by the coding sequence ATGGCTGACAACAAGAAAAATCAACGCGGAGGCGCTTCGTCTGCCTCGTCCGCCTCGTCCGGTGTCTCGTCAGGTGTCTCGCCCGTTGTCGCGTCAGTTGCCTCGCCCGCTGCAGCAGGGCGCAAACCCGCCACAAAAAAGTCCGCTGCGGTCAAACCGGACAAGGCCCAACAGGCGGAAAACCCTGTGGAAAATTACTGGCGGCTGCGGCTTGCGGACCTTAAACTGGCGTTGGAATCCAATAACTTTGTCGTACATATGGCCCCGGATGCGGCTGCGGCAGGGCACCTGTTCATGGAAGAAATTCTTCCCTCTTTGCCGGGAGCGCAGGAGGGCGTGAAGACAGTCGCCTTCGGCGGGTCAATGACCCTGTTCGCAACCGGGGTGGCGGATGCTGTGCGCAGCGCCGCCGGGGTAGAAGTCATTGATACCATGGATAAAACCGTTCCTTACGAAACGGTTCTGCTGCGGCGCAGGCAGGCCCTGCTGGCCGATGTGTTCCTTACCGGCACCAACGCCGTGACGGAATGCGGCAAGCTGGTGAATCTGGATATGATAGGCAACCGCACGGGGGCCATCACCTTTGGTCCCACCCATGTGGTTCTTTTCATCGGACGCAACAAGGTGGTGGATACGGTGGAAGACGCCATGGCGCGCATCAAGGAATATGCCGCACCCACCAACACCATGCGGCTGGGTAAGAAAACGCCGTGCAGGCAGACATCGCGCTGTATGGACTGTGCCAGCCCTGAACGTATCTGTAATGTATGGACGATTACCGAAAAATCCTTTCCCAAGGGACGCATTCATATTGTACTGATAAACGAAGAGGTTGGATTATAG